The Humulus lupulus chromosome 3, drHumLupu1.1, whole genome shotgun sequence genome window below encodes:
- the LOC133824245 gene encoding uncharacterized protein LOC133824245: protein MLHNFQFKTKRSEPREYLVTCADEKCNWLVRASKYRNQDLFKVRKCNPNHTCSVEIVLEDHRQAKSIVVGELIKNKYKSIKRNYTPNDIMNDMNDDFGVTMGYTKAWRSREKALRLVRGNPDDSYQKLPIYLYMLKKANPGTITHLLTDKEDRFKYLHIAFSNSIKASTLDSNNNIFVLAFGIADSENDNSWLWFFSKLRETYGEPEGLAIVSDRYKSIDNAIHMVYPNAFHGACMFHLLNNLKGKYGSHGEELQMKFIAAAKAYTQTECENYMKGLDRIDRRIRPYLEKAKYETWARSYSPTKRYTNIAESLNAALKAARNLPIDILVECLRSLVQKWVWNNSNNANGTFTKVSTATENELRHDIVSKMKYEVLPFNTIEYQVRDQKGINFTVNIHNRTCTCNRFQEDEIPCGHAVAVIAKRNLSVYDYCAKFYRTETLKALYQENVHPLPHKDEWNLPQHLDILVLPPNSTIPAGRPRKKRIRSRGENNVIITCGKCAQPGHNRKTCRNPPFQKPNKQKKPKT from the exons ATGCTGCATAACTTccagttcaaaacaaaaagatcagAACCTAGAGAGTACCTAGTTACTTGCGCAGATGAAAAATGCAACTGGTTGGTGAGAGCATCTAAGTACAGAAATCAAGATTTATTCAAGGTACGGAAATGCAATCCAAATCACACTTGCTCTGTTGAAATTGTTTTGGAAGACCATAGGCAAGCAAAAAGCATCGTAGTTGGGGAattaataaagaataagtacaagtCAATCAAAAGAAATTACACTCCAAATGACATCATGAATGATATGAATGATGACTTTGGAGTAACTATGGGATACACAAAAGCATGGAGATCAAGAGAGAAAGCTTTGCGTCTAGTAAGAGGGAACCCCGATGATTCATATCAGAAGTTGCCAATATATCTTTACATGTTGAAAAAAGCAAATCCAGGAACAATAACACACCTACTCACAGACAAGGAAGATAGATTCAAATACCTACACATAGctttctctaactcaatcaagg CATCAACGTTAGATTCAAACAACAACATTTTCGTATTGGCTTTTGGAATAGCAGACTCCGAAAATGATAACTCATGGCTATGGTTCTTCTCCAAACTGCGAGAAACCTATGGAGAACCCGAAG GATTGGCTATAGTTTCTGACAGATATAAGAGCATAGACAATGCAATACATATGGTGTACCCAAATGCTTTCCATGGAGCTTGCATGTTTCACTTACTCAATAATTTGAAAGGCAAGTATGGGAGCCATGGAGAAGAACTACAAATGAAATTCATTGCAGCAGCAAAAGCATACACACAGACAGaatgtgaaaactacatgaaaggCCTTGATAGAATTGATAGACGCATTAGGCCCTATTTAGAAAAAGCCAAGTATGAAACTTGGGCAAGATCATACTCGCCAACAAAAAGATACACCAACATCGCAGAATCACTCAACGCTGCACTAAAAGCTGCAAGAAATCTCCCCATTGATATCTTGGTTGAATGCCTTAGAAGTTTGGTTCAAAAGTGGGTTTGGAACAACTCAAATAATGCAAATGGAACATTCACAAAAGTCTCTACAGCAACAGAAAATGAATTGAGACATGACATTGTTTCAAAAATGAAGTATGAG GTCTTGCCTTTCAACACAATAGAATACCAAGTTCGTGATCAAAAGGGGATAAATTTCACAGTAAATATACATAATAGAACATGCACTTGCAATAGGTTCCAAGAAGATGAAATACCTTGTGGCCATGCAGTAGCTGTCATTGCAAAAAGAAACTTGAGTGTCTATGATTATTGTGCAAAATTCTACAGAACAGAAACGTTGAAAgcattgtatcaagaaaatgttcATCCTTTGCCCCATAAAGATGAATGGAATCTCCCACAACACTTGGACATACTAGTGCTGCCTCCAAATTCAACAATCCCTGCAGGAAGACCAAGAAAGAAACGAATAAGATCAAGAGGGGAAAATAACGTAATAATCACCTGTGGGAAATGTGCACAACCAGGACATAACAGGAAGACTTGCAGGAATCCTCCATTTCAGAAGCCAAATAAACAGAAAAAGCCAAAGACATAG
- the LOC133822748 gene encoding probable carboxylesterase 6 encodes MGAVVLNQNLHLNPSKGPQKLIGNNNDVIEEIGGLIRVYKDGKVERPQIVPCVAASLADPNHDDQLGVVTSMDVVIDKSTNVWARFYVPKMSTAIITTTAATQLLAQKLKIPLLVYFHGGGFCVGSAAWSCYHEFLSNLSTKLSCIIMSVNYRLAPENPLPAAYEDGFKALSWLKRQAVERNENEWWWSEQCDFSKIFLVGDSAGANIAYNLSMRLNSDDAKRLKPLTFKGTVLVQPFFGGESRTESEKFSPRRSALSLAASDTYWRLALPAGATRDHPWCNPMAKGSVEEVSNDNDKILLPMMVCISEMDILKDRNLEFCGALGKKMMKVEYVVYGGVGHAFQILNKSQLSQTRTQEMMAHIKAFIIRY; translated from the coding sequence aTGGGTGCCGTCGTCTTAAACCAAAATCTACACTTAAATCCCAGCAAAGGGCCTCAAAAATTAATCGGCAACAACAACGATGTGATTGAAGAAATTGGAGGGCTAATTAGAGTCTACAAAGATGGAAAAGTCGAAAGACCACAGATCGTGCCATGTGTCGCGGCTTCATTAGCTGATCCAAATCATGATGATCAACTAGGGGTGGTGACTTCTATGGACGTGGTCATCGACAAGTCCACCAATGTCTGGGCTCGTTTTTATGTTCCAAAAATGAGCACTGCAATTATTACAACTACTGCTGCAACCCAACTCTTAGCCCAGAAACTCAAAATCCCATTACTCGTTTACTTTCACGGGGGTGGATTTTGCGTTGGCTCGGCTGCTTGGAGTTGCTACCATGAATTCTTGTCCAATTTATCAACCAAACTGAGCTGCATAATCATGTCCGTAAACTATCGTTTGGCCCCAGAAAACCCTCTTCCAGCTGCTTACGAAGATGGGTTCAAAGCTCTTTCGTGGCTAAAACGACAAGCCGTAGAAAGAAACGAAAACGAGTGGTGGTGGTCCGAACAATGTGACTTCTCAAAAATCTTCCTCGTTGGCGACAGTGCTGGCGCCAACATAGCCTACAATTTATCCATGAGGCTAAACTCCGACGACGCCAAGAGACTCAAACCTTTGACCTTTAAAGGTACTGTGTTAGTCCAGCCATTCTTCGGAGGCGAGTCGAGGACAGAGTCAGAGAAGTTCTCGCCGAGGCGGTCGGCGCTGAGCTTGGCGGCATCGGATACCTATTGGAGATTGGCTCTGCCTGCTGGGGCAACCAGGGATCACCCTTGGTGCAACCCCATGGCCAAAGGGTCGGTCGAGGAAGTATCTAATGATAATGATAAGATTTTGCTGCCTATGATGGTGTGCATTTCAGAGATGGACATATTGAAAGATAGGAACTTGGAGTTTTGTGGGGCTTtggggaagaagatgatgaaggtGGAATATGTGGTGTACGGAGGAGTAGGTCATGCGTTTCAGATTCTCAACAAGTCTCAGCTCTCACAGACTCGAACTCAAGAAATGATGGCTCATATTAAAGCTTTCATTATTCGATATTAG
- the LOC133821162 gene encoding uncharacterized protein LOC133821162 yields MQHIDVMMYYLRRKVKLSTDLKRRVSTTDTCFGQNIVFMYEDFKKKGSGAFKIDERCVALKIMKGESMFCATHWNLLDDVVMPVNVNGLMHWILLHFNVQQRSLTVYDSMSGAKHENQTLPVVEAFAVLIPLLLEMIDFYVRKDIHLDVSPYDVVENEALKLSIAKGIPQQTDCDCGVFCTYFAEQIILGKENEMPKNIDVRLLRKDIAVSLYYHGKNKELEGYLTSDEFTEKLLERRQKRMKIAA; encoded by the exons atgcaGCATATTGATGTGATGATGTATTACTTGAGGAGAAAGGTTAAATTGTCTACAGATTTGAAGAGAAGAGTATCTACGACTGACACTTGTTTTGGGCAAAACATAGTGTTTATGTATGAAGATTTTAAGAAAAAAGGTAGTGGCGCATTTAAAATAGATGAGAGATGCgttgctttgaagataatgaagGGGGAATCCATGTTTTGTGCAACTCATTGGAATTTGCTTGATGATGTTGTCATGCCTGTTAATGTGAATGGTCTTATGCACTGGATTTTGTTGCACTTTAATGTACAGCAGAGATCTCTTACGGTGTATGATTCAATGTCTGGTGCAAAGCATGAAAATCAGACTTTACCTGTCGTTGAGGCATTTGCTGTTTTGATTCCTCTTCTTCTGGAGATGATTGATTTCTATGTTCGTAAAGATATTCATCTTGATGTTAGCCCGTATGATGTGGTAGAGAATGAGGCTTTGAAGTTGAGCATTGCTAAAGGCATTCCTCAACAGACTGATTG TGATTGTGGTGTGTTCTGTACTTATTTTGCTGAGCAAATAATTCTTGGGAAGGAGAATGAGATGCCTAAAAATATTGATGTTCGCCTCCTTCGTAAAGACATTGCTGTCAGCTTGTACTATCATGGAAAGAACAAAGAACTTGAGGGATACTTAACTAGCGATGAGTTCACTGAGAAGCTTCTGGAGAGGAGACAGAAAAGAATGAAAATTGCTGCATAG